From the genome of Halorussus caseinilyticus, one region includes:
- a CDS encoding lysylphosphatidylglycerol synthase transmembrane domain-containing protein produces the protein MSTETSGEVFDRRTTLKVVVGFGVAVVLLYFFGRVIGWGEILRTLRRAQPVWLGVACLSTVVSLVIWAKSWDVILCAVGIDVPFWKIVVTYFAATFADYATPFGKAGGGPFIAYVLAADTEANYQDSLASVVTADLLNLLPFFTFAGLGTVALLIQGEIPRQAEMLVAGLGTLAIVLPLAIYGSYRHRNFVERLVVKVLSPVAARTDRIDAESVRDRIGEFYGLVDRIADSRRQLGYTLVLAYVGWLFFAAPLYLAGRTLGVHLNPMLVLFVVPASSLAGIVPTPGGVGGVEFALVGLLVALAALQTDLAASVALVYRVASYWFALALGGLAAFTVIHRT, from the coding sequence ATGTCCACCGAAACGTCCGGCGAGGTGTTCGACCGGCGCACGACCCTCAAGGTCGTCGTCGGATTCGGGGTGGCGGTGGTGCTTCTGTACTTCTTCGGTCGGGTCATCGGGTGGGGCGAAATCCTGCGAACGCTCCGGCGCGCCCAACCGGTCTGGCTCGGAGTGGCCTGTCTCTCGACTGTCGTCTCGCTGGTCATCTGGGCCAAGTCGTGGGACGTGATTCTCTGCGCGGTGGGTATCGACGTGCCCTTCTGGAAAATCGTCGTGACCTACTTCGCGGCCACCTTCGCCGACTACGCCACGCCGTTCGGGAAGGCCGGTGGCGGCCCGTTCATCGCCTACGTGCTGGCCGCCGACACCGAGGCCAACTATCAGGACAGTCTCGCCAGCGTCGTCACCGCCGACCTGTTGAACCTGCTCCCGTTTTTTACCTTCGCGGGACTCGGCACCGTCGCGCTCCTGATTCAGGGCGAGATTCCCCGACAGGCGGAGATGCTCGTCGCCGGACTCGGGACGCTCGCCATCGTCCTTCCGCTCGCCATCTACGGGTCGTACCGCCACCGGAACTTCGTGGAGCGTCTCGTGGTGAAGGTGCTGTCGCCCGTGGCGGCCCGCACCGACCGCATCGACGCCGAGAGCGTCCGGGACCGAATCGGGGAGTTCTACGGTCTCGTGGACCGAATCGCGGACAGTCGGCGGCAACTCGGCTACACGCTGGTTCTGGCGTACGTCGGGTGGCTGTTTTTCGCCGCGCCGCTCTACCTCGCGGGCCGAACCCTCGGCGTCCACCTGAATCCGATGCTGGTGCTGTTCGTCGTCCCGGCGAGTTCGCTCGCGGGTATCGTCCCCACGCCGGGCGGCGTCGGCGGCGTCGAGTTCGCGCTGGTCGGCCTGTTGGTCGCGTTGGCGGCACTTCAGACCGACCTCGCCGCGAGCGTGGCGTTGGTCTACCGGGTGGCGAGTTACTGGTTCGCACTCGCGCTCGGCGGACTCGCGGCGTTCACCGTCATCCACCGGACGTGA
- a CDS encoding ArsR/SmtB family transcription factor, with translation MEAVELLRVLGNKYNAEILRATSEPKSAQELSDELEIPIATSYRRIEELTEADLLELSGREFSDEGRRTKVYRRNVDALEISFEDASIDVSAEDRPNVENSLADVWRDLKAE, from the coding sequence ATGGAGGCCGTGGAACTACTCCGGGTACTCGGCAACAAGTACAACGCCGAGATACTCCGTGCCACGAGCGAACCCAAGTCGGCCCAAGAGTTGAGCGACGAACTCGAAATTCCGATAGCGACGAGCTACCGCCGGATAGAGGAACTCACGGAAGCCGACTTGCTCGAACTCTCGGGCAGAGAGTTCTCCGACGAGGGACGACGAACGAAAGTCTACCGTCGGAACGTGGACGCGCTCGAAATCTCGTTCGAGGACGCGAGCATCGACGTGTCCGCGGAGGACCGCCCGAACGTGGAGAACTCGCTGGCCGACGTGTGGCGCGACCTCAAAGCGGAGTGA
- a CDS encoding polysaccharide deacetylase family protein, with translation MGSVVLSLDAELAWGFHDREAMPEDRVTTARESWLRLLELFDDYGVPATWAVVGHLLLDSCDGEHADHPAAEDGWFDRDPGTWEGRDEQWYGAKLIDAIEDADADHEVGSHTFSHVEMGHTTREIASAEMRTCVELAERRGLSVDSVVYPRNYVGHRDVLAAYGVKSYRGTQPRRWYDRGVFGSASKLLGWPTGAVSPTLVTPEEDEYGLVNVPASLYLFCFEGRARNAVERVTEDPIVSMAKRGIDRASTEDGVFHMWFHPNNLTDERDFERMETILEHLAEVRDTTPLRVQTMGSIASEVKDDEPLPREPIGPR, from the coding sequence ATGGGTTCTGTCGTACTCTCCCTCGACGCCGAACTCGCGTGGGGGTTCCACGACCGCGAGGCGATGCCCGAAGACCGGGTGACTACGGCCCGCGAGTCGTGGCTTCGACTGTTGGAACTGTTCGACGACTACGGAGTCCCGGCGACGTGGGCGGTCGTCGGCCACCTGCTCCTCGATTCGTGCGACGGCGAACACGCCGACCACCCCGCCGCCGAAGACGGTTGGTTCGACCGCGACCCCGGAACGTGGGAGGGCCGGGACGAGCAGTGGTACGGCGCGAAGCTAATCGACGCCATCGAGGACGCCGACGCCGACCACGAGGTGGGGAGCCACACCTTCTCGCACGTCGAGATGGGCCACACCACGCGGGAAATCGCGTCGGCGGAGATGCGAACCTGCGTCGAACTCGCCGAACGCCGGGGTCTCTCGGTCGATTCGGTGGTCTACCCGCGCAACTACGTGGGCCACCGCGACGTGCTGGCGGCCTACGGCGTCAAGAGCTATCGGGGGACCCAACCCCGGCGGTGGTACGACCGGGGGGTCTTCGGGTCGGCGTCGAAACTGCTCGGGTGGCCCACGGGGGCAGTCTCGCCCACGCTGGTCACGCCGGAGGAAGACGAGTACGGACTGGTCAACGTCCCGGCCTCGCTCTATCTGTTCTGCTTCGAGGGCCGGGCGCGAAACGCCGTCGAGCGGGTGACCGAGGACCCCATCGTCAGCATGGCGAAGCGGGGCATCGACCGCGCCAGCACCGAAGACGGCGTGTTCCACATGTGGTTCCACCCGAACAACCTGACCGACGAACGGGACTTCGAGCGGATGGAGACCATCCTCGAACACCTCGCGGAGGTCCGGGACACGACGCCGCTCCGGGTCCAGACGATGGGGTCCATCGCGTCCGAGGTCAAGGACGACGAACCGCTTCCGCGCGAACCCATCGGCCCGCGCTGA
- a CDS encoding DUF7521 family protein: MQTIELLYVVFSLTLATAGLSMVGFAVRAYNRTSRQAMFHLSIGFTLIVAAAIATTVSAFVTRFEQTRLLLSVNYLITTVGYLFVIYSITAGE; this comes from the coding sequence ATGCAAACGATAGAACTGCTGTACGTCGTGTTCAGCCTCACTCTCGCAACCGCCGGTCTCTCGATGGTCGGATTTGCGGTACGTGCCTACAATCGAACTTCTCGGCAGGCGATGTTTCACCTCTCGATAGGTTTCACGCTCATCGTCGCCGCGGCCATAGCGACGACGGTCAGCGCGTTCGTGACTCGCTTCGAACAGACCCGACTGCTGTTGTCGGTCAACTACCTCATCACGACGGTCGGCTACCTGTTCGTCATCTACAGTATCACTGCGGGCGAATGA
- a CDS encoding chemotaxis protein CheW — MSETVGDVQVLEFRLEDRKYCIDIAHVDEIVDKKELTPLPNSDPRVEGVMDLRGTTTTIINPKKVLDLDETETGERVVVLESDGEGNVGWLIDAVTQVVSIDTDDVDESVESGSVRGIVRQDDDFVVWVKPAEINS; from the coding sequence ATGTCAGAGACCGTCGGCGACGTTCAGGTCCTCGAATTTCGGCTCGAGGACCGGAAGTACTGCATCGACATCGCGCACGTGGACGAAATCGTGGACAAGAAGGAACTGACGCCGCTTCCGAACTCCGACCCGCGAGTCGAGGGCGTGATGGACCTCCGCGGAACCACGACTACCATCATCAACCCCAAGAAGGTGCTGGACTTAGACGAGACCGAAACCGGCGAGCGCGTCGTCGTCCTCGAGAGCGACGGCGAGGGCAACGTCGGATGGCTCATCGACGCGGTGACGCAGGTCGTCAGCATCGACACCGACGACGTAGACGAGAGCGTCGAGAGCGGGTCGGTCCGGGGAATCGTCCGGCAGGACGACGACTTCGTGGTGTGGGTCAAACCCGCCGAGATAAACAGTTGA
- the glmS gene encoding glutamine--fructose-6-phosphate transaminase (isomerizing), whose translation MCGIIARIGGDDDSAVDELLTGLENLEYRGYDSAGLAIKNGGGPEVFKREGEISNLKEALADEVPDGGLGIGHTRWSTHGPPTDANAHPHTDCTGDVAVVHNGIIENYDELKSELVARGHEFESDTDTEVIPHLVEEELAVGADPETAFRRTLDRLSGSYAVAMITDRDHAVYATRRGSPLVLGVDDGEYFLASDVPAFLDFTDDVIYLDDGDVVVVEPDGHRISAEEGETVERSVQTVEWDPEDAGKGGYDHYMLKEIHEQPAALRQTLRGRADPSTGDIDLEDFPAGTFEDVSRVQFVACGTSYHAGLVGAQFLSEGGVPAQAFLASEYATAQPPVDDETLVIGVTQSGETADTLSALRRANASGATTLAVTNVVGSTAARECDDALFIRAGPEIGVAATKTFSSQVVSLALLGERLVRDVTDSRTDDARERLEALSDLPGHVQQILDYTSARRIAESYRDSDAYFFIGRGSVRPVALEGALKFKEISYEHAEGFAAGELKHGPLALVTPETPVFAVFTGRNDEKTLGNVKEAEARGAPVIAVASDGQESVHQYADEVLTIPDTHPDVAGVLANVQLQLLSYHAADLLGRAIDKPRNLAKSVTVE comes from the coding sequence ATGTGTGGAATCATCGCCCGTATCGGCGGTGACGACGACAGCGCAGTAGACGAACTGCTCACCGGACTCGAAAATCTGGAGTACCGCGGCTACGACTCGGCCGGACTAGCCATCAAGAACGGCGGCGGGCCGGAAGTCTTCAAGCGCGAGGGCGAAATCTCGAACCTGAAGGAAGCGCTGGCCGACGAGGTTCCCGACGGCGGACTCGGCATCGGACACACGCGGTGGAGTACCCACGGCCCGCCGACCGACGCGAACGCCCATCCTCACACCGACTGCACCGGCGACGTGGCGGTCGTCCACAACGGCATCATCGAGAACTACGACGAACTCAAATCGGAGTTGGTCGCCCGCGGCCACGAGTTCGAGAGCGACACCGACACCGAGGTCATCCCGCACCTCGTGGAGGAGGAACTCGCGGTGGGGGCCGACCCCGAAACCGCGTTTCGGCGGACGCTCGACCGGCTTTCGGGTAGTTACGCCGTGGCGATGATAACCGACCGCGACCACGCGGTGTACGCCACGCGGCGGGGGTCGCCGCTGGTGTTGGGCGTGGACGACGGCGAGTACTTCCTCGCCAGCGACGTGCCCGCGTTCCTCGATTTCACCGACGACGTGATTTATCTGGACGACGGCGACGTTGTGGTCGTTGAACCCGACGGCCACCGCATCTCGGCAGAAGAGGGCGAGACCGTAGAGCGGTCGGTCCAGACGGTCGAGTGGGACCCAGAGGACGCCGGGAAGGGCGGGTACGACCACTACATGCTCAAGGAGATTCACGAGCAACCCGCCGCGCTCCGTCAGACCCTACGGGGCCGGGCCGACCCGAGTACGGGCGACATCGACCTCGAAGACTTCCCGGCGGGAACGTTCGAGGACGTGAGCCGCGTCCAGTTCGTCGCCTGTGGCACCTCGTACCACGCCGGACTCGTCGGCGCGCAGTTCCTCTCGGAGGGCGGCGTGCCCGCCCAAGCGTTCCTCGCCAGCGAGTACGCCACCGCCCAACCGCCGGTGGACGACGAGACGCTGGTAATCGGCGTGACCCAGAGCGGCGAGACGGCCGACACGCTGTCGGCGCTCCGGCGGGCGAACGCCTCGGGCGCGACCACCCTCGCGGTGACGAACGTGGTGGGTTCGACCGCCGCCCGCGAGTGCGACGACGCGCTCTTCATCCGGGCCGGTCCGGAAATCGGCGTGGCCGCGACCAAGACGTTCTCCTCGCAGGTGGTCTCGCTGGCGCTTCTGGGCGAGCGACTCGTCCGGGACGTGACCGACTCGCGGACCGACGACGCCCGCGAGCGACTCGAAGCCCTCTCGGACCTGCCGGGCCACGTCCAGCAGATTCTCGACTACACGAGCGCCCGGCGCATCGCCGAGAGCTACCGGGACAGCGACGCCTACTTCTTCATCGGCCGGGGGTCGGTCCGACCGGTGGCGCTGGAGGGCGCGCTCAAGTTCAAGGAAATCTCCTACGAACACGCCGAGGGGTTCGCCGCGGGCGAGTTGAAGCACGGCCCGCTGGCGCTGGTCACGCCCGAGACGCCCGTCTTCGCGGTGTTCACCGGGCGCAACGACGAGAAGACCCTCGGGAACGTCAAGGAGGCCGAGGCGCGAGGTGCGCCGGTGATTGCGGTCGCCAGCGACGGACAGGAGTCGGTCCACCAGTACGCCGACGAGGTGTTGACGATTCCCGACACCCACCCGGACGTGGCGGGCGTGCTGGCGAACGTCCAGTTGCAACTGCTGTCGTACCACGCCGCCGACCTGCTCGGGCGTGCCATCGACAAGCCCAGAAACCTCGCAAAGAGCGTGACCGTCGAGTAG
- a CDS encoding archaellin/type IV pilin N-terminal domain-containing protein encodes MRDKIKQRLTDRGQVGIGTLIVFIAMVLVAAIAAGVLINTAGFLQTKSEQTGQESSAQVSNRVQVVSAFGNVGNERVKDISLTVMRGSGSDDINLSAATIEWIGPEKAKTLTYNESGTGASNFTVNTIKDPDSSSPVLNTQDDRLEVNMSAEEISSPLGEGEEVKLKLTTQYGAVTLYRANVPQSLSQESAVTV; translated from the coding sequence ATGAGAGACAAAATAAAACAACGACTAACTGACAGAGGTCAAGTTGGTATCGGTACGCTCATCGTGTTCATCGCGATGGTGCTGGTCGCCGCGATTGCCGCAGGCGTCCTCATCAACACGGCCGGGTTCCTCCAGACTAAGTCCGAACAGACTGGTCAGGAATCCAGCGCACAGGTGTCGAACCGCGTGCAGGTCGTGAGTGCGTTCGGTAACGTCGGTAACGAGCGGGTGAAAGACATCAGTCTGACGGTCATGCGCGGGTCCGGTTCCGACGACATCAACCTCTCGGCCGCCACTATCGAGTGGATTGGACCGGAGAAGGCCAAGACGCTGACCTACAACGAGAGCGGCACTGGCGCGTCGAACTTCACGGTCAACACCATCAAGGACCCCGACAGTTCCTCGCCCGTCCTCAACACGCAGGACGACCGCCTCGAAGTCAACATGAGCGCAGAGGAGATTTCGAGTCCGCTCGGTGAGGGCGAAGAGGTCAAACTCAAGCTCACCACGCAGTACGGCGCAGTGACGCTCTACCGCGCCAACGTGCCCCAGTCGCTCTCCCAAGAGAGCGCGGTCACGGTCTAA
- the glmU gene encoding bifunctional sugar-1-phosphate nucleotidylyltransferase/acetyltransferase produces the protein MTAQSVQAVVLAAGEGTRIRPLSASLPKPMLPVADRPLAAHAADAAVQAGADELLLVVGYEADAVREYFGDEYAGIPVSYAVQETQAGTADAVRAARDQLDGPFAVLNGDNLYDPDAIAELFDSGPAVGAFRVEDPSNYGVLSTEGGVVTDIVEKPADPPTNLANTGAYLFPDEAREWLDVPESERGEREITDVLARTVAEYDVSAVELDRWLDVGRPWELLEANEWKIDELDREIRGEVHETADLRGPVVVEEGASVDAGVVIEGPALVRAGASVGPNAYVRGATLLGEDAKVGHGVEVKNSVLMPGATVGHLSYVGDSVLGRNVNFGAGTNVANLRHDDEPVKLTVKGERVSTGRRKFGVVVGDDAKTGINVSLNVGTKLSPGVGVPPGETVTRDR, from the coding sequence ATGACAGCCCAGAGCGTTCAGGCAGTCGTCCTCGCGGCGGGCGAGGGTACTCGGATTCGGCCGCTGTCGGCGTCACTCCCCAAACCGATGTTGCCGGTCGCCGACCGACCGCTGGCCGCGCACGCGGCCGACGCCGCGGTGCAGGCGGGCGCGGACGAACTACTTCTCGTCGTCGGCTACGAGGCCGACGCGGTGCGCGAGTACTTCGGCGATGAGTACGCGGGCATCCCGGTCAGTTACGCGGTCCAAGAGACTCAAGCCGGGACCGCCGACGCGGTGCGGGCGGCCCGCGACCAGTTGGACGGTCCATTCGCGGTCCTCAACGGCGACAACCTCTACGACCCCGACGCTATCGCCGAACTGTTCGATTCGGGACCCGCGGTGGGCGCGTTCCGGGTCGAGGACCCCTCGAACTACGGCGTCCTCTCGACGGAAGGCGGCGTCGTCACCGACATCGTGGAGAAACCCGCCGACCCGCCGACGAACCTCGCAAACACCGGCGCGTACCTCTTTCCCGACGAGGCCCGCGAGTGGCTCGACGTACCGGAGAGCGAGCGTGGCGAGCGCGAGATTACCGACGTTCTCGCCCGCACCGTCGCGGAGTACGACGTGTCTGCGGTCGAACTCGACCGCTGGTTAGACGTGGGCCGACCGTGGGAACTGCTGGAAGCCAACGAGTGGAAAATCGACGAGTTAGACCGCGAGATACGCGGCGAGGTCCACGAAACGGCCGACCTTCGCGGTCCAGTCGTCGTCGAAGAAGGCGCGAGCGTGGACGCCGGAGTCGTTATCGAGGGTCCCGCGCTCGTCCGGGCGGGCGCGAGCGTCGGCCCGAACGCGTACGTCCGCGGCGCGACCCTTCTCGGCGAGGACGCTAAAGTCGGCCACGGCGTCGAGGTCAAAAACAGCGTCCTGATGCCCGGCGCGACTGTCGGCCACCTCAGCTACGTCGGCGACAGCGTGCTGGGCCGGAACGTCAACTTCGGCGCGGGGACGAACGTCGCCAACCTCCGCCACGACGACGAGCCCGTGAAACTCACCGTGAAAGGCGAACGGGTTTCGACCGGCCGCCGGAAGTTCGGCGTCGTCGTCGGCGACGACGCCAAGACCGGCATCAACGTCTCGCTGAACGTCGGCACGAAACTCTCGCCGGGCGTCGGAGTTCCGCCGGGAGAAACCGTCACGCGCGACCGATAG
- a CDS encoding PAS domain-containing protein, translating into MGNAIRVLLVDDDSAIADLTATYLQRANDRIETVVETDPDDALAHVVGGEVDCVVSDYEMPEMDGLEFLDRVREAAPYLPFVLFTGKGSEEIASEAISAGVTDYLQKGTGTDQYAVLANRVENAVAQYRAEREAEEADEQIRRIFERITDAFFALDDDWQFRYVNERAADFFGHDPEQLLGEDIREAFDVEMGQQFRDAYREALETQEPVTLEAESKFRPGTLLEVRIYPAEDGLSVYFRNVTERRRAQLELRETKQKIEALHDVAARAVACESEQEVYDLAIETAEEILAFDLCTVDAHEDGALRTRAVSKMVSTDDYYDETPIDAEDNLAARAYREGESSLVEDLRETGAVPAESEYRSALTVPIGDFAVFQAVTKEPDGFDADDRELTELLSAHVSEALARVRTETELRAERDRFAALFENVPNSVLRYEIDGADAVCKSVNPAFEDVFGWSEDVIVGDPVDDYILPEDCHEEGRSLNERVRHGDRIEGEEAHRRTCCGDRDFLLHTAPAGNGETEAFAIYVDITEQKERERQLARQNERLEEFASVVSHDLRNPLNVALGRFDLLESECDSSHLAPIGRSLDRMDSLVEDLLTLARQGQVVDETEPVALSAAAEAAWETADTKEATLSLADNVVVDADPARFRELLENLFRNAVEHSSPGSRSESDDAEERGPASNRPGADDAAERDDSVTRIEVGVLDDCTGFYVADDGPGIPQDLHGNVFDHGFTTDEEGTGFGLAIVESIADAHGWSVDIADDRDDETGARFEFSRVTVHESEPAER; encoded by the coding sequence ATGGGGAACGCCATCCGCGTCCTGCTGGTGGACGACGACTCGGCCATCGCGGATTTGACCGCTACGTACTTACAGCGGGCGAACGACCGGATAGAGACGGTCGTGGAGACCGACCCGGACGACGCACTGGCCCACGTAGTCGGCGGGGAGGTCGATTGCGTGGTCAGCGACTACGAGATGCCCGAGATGGACGGACTGGAGTTCCTCGACCGAGTTCGGGAGGCCGCTCCGTACCTCCCTTTCGTCCTGTTCACGGGGAAGGGGAGCGAGGAAATCGCCTCGGAAGCGATTTCGGCGGGCGTCACCGACTACCTCCAGAAGGGGACGGGCACCGACCAGTACGCGGTGTTGGCCAACCGCGTCGAGAACGCGGTGGCCCAGTACCGCGCCGAACGCGAGGCCGAGGAAGCCGACGAGCAGATTCGGCGCATCTTCGAGCGCATCACCGACGCGTTCTTCGCCCTCGACGACGACTGGCAGTTTCGCTACGTCAACGAGCGCGCGGCAGACTTCTTCGGTCACGACCCCGAGCAACTGCTCGGCGAGGACATCCGCGAGGCGTTCGACGTGGAGATGGGCCAGCAGTTCCGCGACGCCTACCGAGAGGCCCTCGAAACCCAAGAACCGGTCACGCTCGAAGCCGAGTCGAAGTTTCGGCCGGGGACGTTGCTGGAAGTGCGCATCTACCCCGCCGAGGACGGCCTGTCGGTCTACTTCCGGAACGTCACCGAGCGCCGTCGCGCCCAGTTGGAACTGCGCGAGACCAAGCAGAAAATCGAGGCGCTCCACGACGTTGCCGCCCGAGCGGTCGCCTGTGAGTCCGAACAGGAGGTCTACGACCTCGCCATCGAGACTGCCGAAGAGATACTGGCGTTCGACCTCTGCACGGTGGACGCCCACGAGGACGGCGCGCTCCGGACCCGAGCGGTCTCTAAGATGGTCTCGACCGACGACTACTACGACGAGACGCCGATAGACGCCGAGGACAACCTCGCGGCCCGAGCGTACCGCGAGGGCGAGTCGTCGCTGGTCGAAGACCTGCGCGAGACCGGTGCGGTGCCCGCCGAAAGCGAGTATCGGTCGGCGCTCACCGTCCCGATAGGCGACTTCGCGGTGTTTCAGGCGGTCACGAAGGAACCCGACGGGTTCGACGCCGACGACCGCGAGTTGACCGAACTCCTCTCGGCACACGTCTCGGAGGCGCTGGCGCGCGTCCGGACCGAGACCGAACTCCGGGCCGAACGCGACCGGTTCGCCGCCCTGTTCGAGAACGTGCCAAACTCCGTGTTGCGCTACGAGATAGACGGTGCCGACGCGGTGTGCAAGTCGGTGAACCCGGCGTTCGAGGACGTGTTCGGGTGGTCCGAAGACGTTATCGTCGGCGACCCGGTGGACGACTACATCCTCCCCGAGGACTGCCACGAAGAGGGCAGGTCGCTCAACGAGCGAGTGCGCCACGGCGACCGAATCGAGGGCGAGGAGGCCCACCGCCGGACCTGCTGTGGCGACCGGGACTTCCTGCTCCACACCGCTCCGGCGGGCAACGGCGAGACCGAAGCGTTCGCCATCTACGTCGATATTACCGAACAGAAAGAGCGCGAGCGCCAACTAGCCCGGCAGAACGAGCGACTCGAAGAGTTCGCCAGCGTTGTCAGCCACGACCTGCGCAACCCGCTCAACGTCGCGCTCGGCCGGTTCGACCTGCTCGAATCCGAGTGCGACAGCAGTCACCTCGCTCCCATCGGTCGGTCGCTAGACCGGATGGACTCGCTGGTCGAGGACTTGCTCACGCTCGCCCGGCAGGGACAGGTCGTAGACGAGACCGAACCGGTCGCGCTGTCGGCGGCCGCGGAAGCCGCGTGGGAGACTGCCGACACGAAGGAGGCCACTCTGTCGCTGGCGGACAACGTGGTGGTGGACGCCGACCCCGCTCGCTTCCGGGAACTGCTGGAGAACCTCTTCCGGAACGCGGTGGAACACAGTTCCCCGGGCAGTCGCTCCGAGAGTGACGACGCCGAGGAGCGCGGCCCCGCGAGCAACCGGCCGGGGGCCGATGACGCCGCGGAACGTGACGACTCGGTGACTCGAATCGAAGTCGGCGTCCTCGACGACTGCACGGGGTTCTACGTCGCCGACGACGGGCCGGGCATCCCGCAGGACCTGCACGGGAACGTCTTCGACCACGGATTCACCACCGACGAGGAGGGAACGGGCTTCGGACTCGCTATCGTGGAGTCCATCGCCGACGCTCACGGCTGGTCGGTCGATATTGCCGACGACCGGGACGACGAGACGGGCGCGCGTTTCGAGTTCTCGCGCGTGACGGTCCACGAGAGCGAACCTGCGGAACGTTGA
- a CDS encoding CheF family chemotaxis protein, protein MSEKVIADFVARFSLDTFDSPEPVKGRIVLSQKRLVLATTDSKTTVPLTDIFDINVGHVPGDLESFFQDTITIAYRDGDSRRVAVVEAGTEEVSRFKTVLFKAELNGSEAKVKHPTRVGGRVTGASFRPAKLKIEPGAVRFVGSESVTVNLNNVTYFQKEKRDIGLVLVVRHAAEGQAVTSEFAVGSDRKLNLLGRYLRLEYSELAQEVEDVKTSETEMEALVAIYSGARSGDLAGTLGVDSSRVTMLLNDLREKGLIDEGEKGLSLTAQGQLLVSDRIETVNT, encoded by the coding sequence ATGTCCGAAAAGGTCATCGCCGACTTCGTCGCACGCTTCAGCCTCGATACGTTCGATTCGCCCGAACCAGTCAAGGGTCGAATCGTCCTCAGCCAGAAGCGTCTGGTGCTTGCGACTACGGACTCGAAGACGACGGTGCCGCTCACCGACATCTTCGACATCAACGTCGGGCACGTTCCGGGCGACTTGGAGTCGTTCTTTCAGGACACCATCACTATCGCCTACCGGGACGGTGACAGTCGCCGGGTGGCAGTCGTGGAGGCGGGAACCGAGGAAGTCTCCCGATTCAAGACCGTGCTGTTCAAAGCCGAACTCAACGGTTCGGAGGCGAAAGTCAAACACCCAACGCGGGTCGGCGGCCGAGTCACGGGCGCGTCGTTCCGTCCGGCGAAACTCAAGATAGAACCCGGCGCGGTCCGGTTCGTCGGTTCCGAGTCCGTCACGGTGAACCTCAACAACGTCACCTACTTCCAGAAAGAGAAGCGCGACATCGGACTCGTCCTCGTCGTGCGCCACGCCGCCGAGGGGCAGGCCGTGACCTCCGAGTTCGCCGTCGGGAGCGACCGCAAACTCAACTTGCTCGGGCGCTACCTCCGACTGGAGTACTCCGAACTCGCTCAGGAGGTGGAGGACGTGAAGACTTCCGAGACGGAGATGGAGGCGCTCGTCGCCATCTACTCCGGCGCGCGAAGCGGGGACCTCGCCGGAACGCTCGGTGTCGATTCGAGTCGGGTCACGATGCTCCTCAACGACCTGCGCGAGAAGGGTCTCATAGACGAGGGCGAGAAGGGACTCTCGCTGACCGCACAGGGGCAACTCTTGGTCAGCGACCGCATCGAGACGGTGAACACCTAA